The following are encoded together in the Oscillospiraceae bacterium genome:
- a CDS encoding GNAT family N-acetyltransferase encodes MKFIELESERLIYRKFNKDDFPFLFDWTNNAENMKYREEPLHEEQAHGYLNWLISNTNAESVTHCEYAVVRKADNKLIGSAVLMHMPDNPEIGWTLHRDYWRQGYGTEMGRTMLQLGFDELQFHRITSVCLALNIASYKIMERLGMRREAYYNKSKRGNSALNNEWCDEALYAILQEEWMAAKDRK; translated from the coding sequence ATGAAATTTATTGAGCTTGAATCCGAGCGGTTAATCTACCGCAAATTTAACAAAGATGATTTCCCCTTTCTTTTTGACTGGACAAATAATGCCGAAAATATGAAATATCGAGAAGAGCCGTTACATGAAGAACAAGCCCATGGCTATTTGAACTGGCTCATTTCCAACACCAACGCCGAAAGTGTCACCCATTGCGAATACGCTGTGGTGCGTAAGGCCGATAACAAACTAATTGGTTCGGCTGTACTCATGCACATGCCTGATAATCCTGAAATCGGTTGGACGCTTCACCGTGATTATTGGCGACAGGGCTACGGTACGGAGATGGGCAGAACAATGTTGCAGCTCGGTTTTGATGAATTGCAATTCCATCGCATTACGTCGGTTTGTCTTGCGTTGAACATCGCTTCTTACAAAATCATGGAACGCTTAGGTATGCGTCGTGAAGCTTATTATAATAAGTCGAAAAGAGGCAATAGCGCACTTAACAACGAATGGTGTGATGAAGCTTTATATGCTATTTTGCAAGAAGAATGGATGGCGGCAAAGGACAGAAAATAA
- the ilvD gene encoding dihydroxy-acid dehydratase, with the protein MRSHSMTKGVERAPHRSLLYALGLTDDDLNRPLIGIVNSHNEIVPGHMHLNQIAEAVRAGVLAAGGTPIMFPAIAMCDGLAMGHEGMRYSLVTRDLICDSTEAMVMSQPFDGLVMIPNCDKNVPGLLMAAARLNIPTIFCSGGPMLAGKVEKEGQKCLSDVFEVVGAYHSGDMTEEEVEKYAQNACPTCGSCAGMFTANSMNCLSEAIGMALPGNGTIPAPYSERLRHAKRSGKQIMELVKRDIKARDIMTPAAFENAMIVDMALGCSTNTMLHLPAIANEAKVPLTLSDAHAISARTPNLCRLAPAGPTFIEDLDKAGGVYAVMKELSKRDLLDLTVQTCTGKPMGENLQHAENRDHNIIRPSENPYSESGGIAVLKGNLAVDGCVVKQSAVVPEMMVHEGPARVFDSEEAVTEAIFGGKIKAGDVVVVRYEGPKGGPGMKEMLTPTAAISGMGLGGQVALITDGRFSGATRGAAIGHISPEAMAGGTIALVEEGDMISIDIPNCNIALKVDDAELNKRRTAWVCPPPKVTHGYLGRYAKMVSSADTGAVLPQG; encoded by the coding sequence ATGCGTTCACATTCAATGACCAAAGGCGTGGAACGTGCGCCGCACAGGAGCTTGCTTTATGCGTTGGGGCTGACTGATGACGACCTCAATCGTCCGTTAATCGGCATCGTCAACTCGCACAACGAAATTGTGCCGGGGCATATGCACCTCAATCAAATTGCCGAGGCTGTCCGTGCAGGCGTGCTTGCGGCAGGCGGTACGCCGATTATGTTTCCTGCCATCGCGATGTGCGATGGGCTGGCGATGGGACATGAGGGCATGCGTTATTCGCTCGTGACACGTGACTTAATCTGCGACTCGACCGAGGCGATGGTCATGTCGCAGCCTTTTGACGGACTCGTGATGATTCCTAACTGCGACAAAAACGTGCCGGGGTTGCTAATGGCGGCGGCACGATTGAATATTCCCACCATTTTCTGCTCAGGCGGACCAATGCTGGCGGGTAAAGTGGAAAAAGAGGGGCAAAAATGCCTAAGCGATGTCTTTGAAGTCGTCGGCGCATACCATTCCGGCGACATGACGGAAGAAGAGGTTGAGAAATACGCTCAAAACGCTTGCCCCACTTGCGGCTCGTGTGCGGGTATGTTTACAGCGAACTCGATGAACTGCCTGTCGGAGGCCATCGGCATGGCACTGCCGGGCAACGGCACCATTCCTGCGCCGTACTCCGAGCGTTTGCGTCATGCCAAGCGGTCGGGCAAGCAGATTATGGAACTTGTCAAGCGCGACATCAAAGCGCGTGATATTATGACCCCCGCGGCGTTTGAAAACGCCATGATTGTTGACATGGCGCTGGGTTGCTCGACAAACACCATGTTGCACTTGCCCGCCATTGCCAACGAGGCAAAAGTGCCGCTTACATTATCCGACGCGCATGCCATTAGTGCGCGGACACCAAACTTGTGCCGTCTTGCGCCTGCAGGGCCGACGTTTATTGAGGATTTGGACAAAGCAGGCGGCGTATATGCTGTTATGAAAGAGCTGTCCAAACGTGATTTGCTCGACTTGACGGTGCAAACTTGCACGGGCAAGCCGATGGGCGAAAACTTGCAACACGCAGAAAACCGTGACCACAACATCATCCGTCCGAGCGAGAATCCCTACTCGGAAAGCGGCGGGATTGCCGTGCTGAAAGGCAATTTGGCCGTTGACGGCTGCGTTGTTAAGCAATCGGCCGTTGTGCCTGAAATGATGGTGCATGAGGGGCCGGCGCGTGTCTTTGATTCGGAAGAAGCCGTCACCGAAGCCATTTTCGGCGGCAAAATCAAGGCGGGCGACGTCGTTGTTGTGCGCTATGAAGGGCCAAAAGGCGGCCCCGGCATGAAAGAAATGCTGACCCCCACCGCTGCCATCAGCGGCATGGGCTTGGGCGGACAAGTTGCCTTGATTACCGACGGCCGTTTCTCCGGCGCAACACGCGGTGCAGCTATTGGACATATCAGCCCCGAGGCAATGGCCGGCGGTACAATTGCGCTGGTTGAAGAGGGCGACATGATTTCTATCGACATTCCAAATTGTAATATTGCGCTGAAAGTTGACGATGCGGAATTGAATAAGCGCAGAACCGCATGGGTCTGCCCGCCGCCGAAAGTGACGCATGGGTACTTGGGGCGGTATGCTAAGATGGTAAGTTCGGCGGATACAGGGGCTGTGCTGCCGCAGGGGTAG
- a CDS encoding transposase, whose amino-acid sequence MRELPTRKCLRLSGFNYASAGHYYVTICVKDKHEVLGKIVGATRDGRPRVCLSDIGQIVDGALIYYNENHPSIKIDNYVIMPNHIHAIVAIQNGTGDRGRSPLQYIVRNLKSFVTKQIGYSIWQKSFHDRIIRNQEKYQRIWQYIDENPANWEEDDYFIM is encoded by the coding sequence GTGAGAGAACTGCCAACAAGAAAGTGTCTTCGTCTAAGTGGATTTAACTACGCAAGCGCAGGGCATTATTATGTGACGATATGTGTCAAGGACAAGCATGAGGTGTTGGGTAAGATTGTAGGGGCGACCAGGGACGGTCGCCCGCGCGTTTGTCTATCCGATATAGGGCAGATAGTGGATGGGGCGCTCATTTATTACAATGAAAATCACCCATCAATCAAGATTGACAATTATGTTATCATGCCCAACCATATTCATGCGATTGTTGCCATTCAAAATGGCACGGGCGACCGGGGACGGTCGCCCCTACAATATATCGTGCGCAATCTAAAATCGTTTGTGACAAAACAAATTGGTTATTCCATTTGGCAAAAATCATTTCACGACCGTATCATCCGCAATCAAGAAAAATACCAGCGCATATGGCAATATATTGATGAAAATCCCGCGAATTGGGAAGAGGATGATTATTTTATTATGTAG